Proteins co-encoded in one Ziziphus jujuba cultivar Dongzao chromosome 9, ASM3175591v1 genomic window:
- the LOC107426584 gene encoding uncharacterized protein LOC107426584: MVGFVRTKRVTDPLDDRVKARLVGRDVSRLSYVSSGSEYSGEDDSPCLSELVHDFLQDHDESAETRRLPDYESESERIDSVADCTDAIEIVTGLTASSGNVDSDSYKELLSAHVFKAAESFSRLRSNRVAFRRSVMQFLRELGHNAAICKTRWNSSGGITAGNYEFIDVVVQSGSSSSRHNRYFIDLDFASEFQIARPSAYYTRLLQSLPTIFIGNAEDLKRLVRVICNAAKISLKSTELSVPPWRKNRYMQNKWFASYRRTVNPAPENSFSSLVPASGIKCRWIGFDAGVSDSNVNGHMFVRIR; encoded by the coding sequence ATGGTGGGTTTCGTTAGAACAAAACGGGTCACCGACCCCCTCGACGACAGGGTCAAGGCTCGACTCGTCGGGAGAGATGTTTCGCGACTCAGTTATGTCAGCAGCGGGAGCGAGTACTCCGGCGAAGATGACTCACCGTGCCTTTCCGAACTCGTTCACGATTTCCTCCAGGACCACGATGAGTCGGCCGAGACTCGTCGCCTTCCCGACTACGAATCCGAGTCTGAGAGAATCGACTCGGTCGCGGATTGTACTGACGCTATCGAGATTGTAACCGGCTTAACGGCTTCTTCTGGCAATGTGGATTCGGATTCGTACAAGGAGCTTCTATCGGCTCACGTCTTCAAAGCGGCAGAGTCTTTTTCCCGCCTGAGATCTAACAGGGTCGCGTTCAGACGGAGTGTGATGCAGTTTCTGAGGGAGTTAGGGCACAATGCGGCGATATGCAAGACCAGGTGGAACTCCTCCGGCGGAATCACCGCCGGAAACTACGAGTTCATCGACGTTGTTGTCCAATCGGGATCTTCATCATCGCGGCACAACCGATACTTCATCGACCTCGACTTCGCCTCCGAGTTCCAGATCGCGAGGCCTTCGGCTTACTACACGAGACTCTTGCAGTCTCTGCCAACAATTTTCATTGGAAATGCGGAGGATCTGAAGCGGCTCGTGAGGGTCATATGCAACGCCGCGAAGATATCTTTGAAGAGCACGGAGCTTTCTGTTCCTCCGTGGAGGAAAAACCGTTACATGCAGAACAAATGGTTCGCATCTTACCGCCGAACGGTGAATCCTGCGCCGGAAAACTCATTTTCATCTTTGGTTCCGGCCTCCGGAATCAAATGCCGTTGGATTGGGTTCGATGCCGGAGTTTCCGACTCCAACGTCAACGGCCATATGTTTGTCCGTATAAGATGA